The following coding sequences lie in one Cryptococcus neoformans var. neoformans B-3501A chromosome 2, whole genome shotgun sequence genomic window:
- a CDS encoding hypothetical protein (Match to ESTs gb|CF194315.1|CF194315, gb|CF192717.1|CF192717, gb|CF190007.1|CF190007; HMMPfam hit to 2-oxoacid_dh, 2-oxoacid dehydrogenases acyltransferase (catalytic domain), score: 450.6, E(): 1.7e-132; HMMPfam hit to Biotin_lipoyl, Biotin-requiring enzyme, score: 85.5, E(): 1.3e-22) gives MIRTSSRAIASSSTAALRRSSLRSISLARNVSKTQISRTALQPRANIVFRSSFHSSSLLLAETVKVPQMAESITEGTLKQWSKQVGDFVKQDEEIATIETDKIDVSVNAPVSGTITELLAEEESTVTVGQDLLKIEPGEGGAQSSESKPQAKSEPKNAEEGNKDEAAPAAGKEKGAGEEALAKHEEKAPKLDKAEAEKPAPKKQEKPSPKQEPQPEKAVGSRNETRVKMSRMRQTIAQRLKASQNAAASLTTFNEIDMSSLMEFRKLYKDGVLKNEGVKLGFMSAFAKASCLALKEIPAANASIEGDSIVYRDYVDLSVAVATPKGLVTPIVRNAESMGLVEIEKAIADLGKKARDNKLSIEDMSGGTFTISNGGVFGSLYGTPIINLPQAAVLGMHTIKEKPVVVNGQIVIRPIMVVALTYDHRLLDGREAVTFLVRIKEYIEDSRRMLLPSPI, from the exons cactgcCGCCCTTAGACGATCAAGTCTTCGGTCCATCTCTCTTGCCAGGAACGTCTCCAAAACTCAGAT CTCTCGCACTGCTCTTCAACCTCGGGCCAACATTGTTTTCCGTTCCAGTTtccactcttcatctctcctcctcg CGGAGACCGTCAAGGTTCCACAGATG GCTGAGTCCATCACGGAAGGCACTCTGAAACAATGGAGCAAGCAAGTCGGTGATTTTGTCAAACAAGACGAGGAGATTGCTACCATTGAGACCGACAAG atTGATGTCTCAGTCAACGCTCCTGTTTCCGGTACTATCACTGAACTCCTTGCCGAGGAGGAATCTACTGTCACTGTTGGCCAAGATCTTCTGAAGATTGAACCGGGAGAGGGTGGCGCTCAGTCCTCAGAGTCCAAGCCTCAAGCCAAGTCTGAGCCTAAGAatgctgaagaaggcaaCAAGGACGAAGCGGCCCCTGCCGCtggcaaggagaagggagccGGTGAGGAGGCACTCGCCAAGCATGAGGAAAAGGCGCCCAAGTTGGACAAGGCTGAGGCTGAAAAGCCTGCTCCAAAGAAACAGGAGAAGCCTTCCCCTAAGCAGGAGCCTCAACCTGAGAAGGCTGTTGGAAGCAGGAATGAAACCAGG GTCAAGATGTCCCGAATGCGACAAACTATTGCCCAACGTCTCAAGGCGTCCCAAAATGCGGCCGCTTCCCTTACTACCTTCAACGAAATTGACATGTCTTCCCTTATGGAATTCCGAAAACTTTACAAGGATGGCGTCCTGAAGAACGAGGGTGTCAAGCTTGGTTTCATGTCTGCTTTTGCCAAGGCCTCTTGTCTTGCCCTTAAGGAAATTCCCGCCGCCAATGCTAGCATTGAAGGCGACTCCATCGTTTACAGGGACTATGTTGACTTGTCTGTCGCCGTTGCCACTCCTAAGGGTCTGGTGACTCCCATTGTCAGGAACGCGGAAAGCATGGGTCTCGTCGAGATTGAAAAGGCGATTGCTGATTTGGGTAAGAAG GCTCGAGACAACAAGCTTAGCATCGAGGACATGTCCGGCGGTActttcaccatctccaatgGTGGCGTCTTCGGTTCTCTTTACGGTACCCCCAT TATCAACTTGCCTCAAGCTGCCGTGCTTGGTATGCACACTATCAAGGAGAAACCTGTGGTGGTGAATGGCCAAATCGTTATCCGGCCTATCATGGTTGTTGCTCTTACATATGACCATCGATTACTCGACGGCCGGGAAGCCGTCACTTTCCTCG TTCGTATCAAGGAATACATTGAGGACTCCAGGAGGATGTTGCTTCCGTCCCCTATCTAA